In a genomic window of Trichoderma atroviride chromosome 4, complete sequence:
- a CDS encoding uncharacterized protein (TransMembrane:2 (o246-266i309-329o)) yields the protein MSSIRQAAESIRSRTSDVMNSVKRSETAAKASDIIHTPYMKAALPFINGGISGMVATTVIQPVDMVKVRIQLAGEGTSGGPKPTALSVTRQIISSGKALDLYTGLSAGLLRQAVYTTARLGFFDTFMKRLAERAKAQDRSVGFADRATAGLAAGGLAAMFGNPADLALIRMQSDGLKPIAERKNYKSVVDALGSIAKGEGIAALWAGAAPTVVRAMALNFGQLAFFSEAKAQMKKNTDLSARAQTLSASAIAGFFASFFSLPFDFVKTRLQKQSKGPDGKLPYKGMADCFTKVAKQEGVLRFYRGFGTYYVRIAPHAMVTLIVADYLGWLTK from the coding sequence ATGAGTTCCATCAGGCAAGCAGCAGAGTCTATTCGGTCGAGGACCTCAGACGTCATGAACTCCGTTAAGAGAAGTGAGACGGCTGCCAAGGCCTCCGACATTATCCACACTCCATACATGAAAGCTGCTCTGCCCTTCATCAATGGAGGCATCAGTGGAATGGTAGCCACTACCGTGATCCAGCCAGTTGACATGGTAAAGGTCCGCATCCAGCTTGCTGGTGAGGGCACTTCCGGAGGGCCAAAGCCAACTGCGTTATCTGTCACTCGACAGATCATCTCCAGTGGAAAGGCTCTCGACCTGTATACTGGCCTATCAGCTGGTCTTCTTCGACAAGCTGTATACACAACCGCTCGACTGGGTTTCTTCGACACTTTCATGAAAAGGCTAGCAGAACGGGCAAAGGCTCAGGATCGAAGTGTCGGCTTCGCAGATCGCGCAACTGCTGGTTTGGCAGCTGGTGGTTTGGCAGCCATGTTTGGTAACCCGGCCGATCTGGCGCTTATTCGAATGCAAAGCGATGGCCTAAAACCCATTGCAGAGCGCAAGAACTACAAGTCAGTTGTAGATGCGCTGGGATCCATCGCCAAGGGTGAAGGTATCGCTGCTCTCTGGGCTGGCGCCGCACCAACTGTGGTTCGTGCCATGGCTCTCAACTTTGGCCAGctcgccttcttcagcgAAGCCAAGgcccagatgaagaagaacacGGATCTGTCCGCTCGAGCCCAAACCCTTAGCGCCAGTGCTATTGCGGGCTTTTTCGCCAGTTTCTTCAGTCTCCCATTCGACTTTGTCAAGACGAGATTGCAGAAGCAGTCAAAGGGTCCTGATGGCAAGCTTCCGTACAAGGGCATGGCCGACTGCTTCACCAAGGTAGCCAAACAGGAGGGCGTCTTGAGATTTTACCGAGGATTTGGAACGTACTACGTCCGCATTGCCCCTCATGC